The Castor canadensis chromosome 8, mCasCan1.hap1v2, whole genome shotgun sequence genome contains a region encoding:
- the LOC109677985 gene encoding olfactory receptor 9S13-like, which translates to MRTELNRNYSEVTEFILLGFRTVPKLQILLLLVFLIIYMVIVKGNVAMIIVIKMDSRLQTPMYFFLRNLSYLYLCYSTVIAPKMLANFLNNEKKISYNSCLAQFFFFALFVTNECFLLSVMAFDRFSAICSPLLYHVQMSHKVCVQLVTGSYIFGFINSVVHTGFTLSLHFCRENQLDHFFCDVSVLNKTSCVDTFVNEIVLFILSALIIITTTTVILVSYGYIHSTVLKIPSTQDRRKTFSTCGSRIAVVCLFYGTVFFIYAEPGATSSPEQSKIVAVFYTLIIPMLKPLIYSLRNRDVKDAVKRLLYGKLSSW; encoded by the coding sequence ATGAGGACAGAGCTGAATAGGAATTACTCAGAGGTGACTGAGTTCATTCTGCTGGGGTTTAGAACTGTTCCAAAACTACAGATCCTTTTATTATTGGTGTTCTTGATAATCTACATGGTTATTGTAAAGGGGAATGTCGCTATGATAATTGTCATTAAGATGGACTCTAGGCTGCAAACGCCTatgtatttcttccttagaaatttGTCCTATTTATATCTCTGCTATTCCACAGTCATCGCCCCAAAAATGTTAGCCAACTTcttgaataatgaaaagaaaatatcctaCAATAGCTGTTTGgctcagtttttcttctttgccttgtTTGTTACAAATGAATGCTTTCTTTTGTCTGTGATGGCATTTGATCGGTTCTCAGCCATTTGCTCTCCTCTTCTTTACCATGTGCAAATGTCCCACAAAGTCTGTGTTCAGTTGGTAACTGGATCTTATATCTTTGGATTCATCAACTCTGTAGTGCATACAGGTTTCACCCTCAGTTTGCATTTTTGTCGAGAAAACCAACTTGaccactttttctgtgatgtcTCAGTCTTGAACAAGACCTCCTGTGTTGACACCTTTGTGAATGAGATTGTGCTGTTTATTCTGTCTGctctcatcatcatcaccaccaccactgtcatTCTGGTTTCCTATGGATATATCCACTCCACTGTCCTAAAGATTCCCTCCACCCAGGACAGGCGAAAGACTTTCTCCACTTGTGGTTCCCGTATAGCAGTGGTGTGTTTATTCTATGGAACTGTCTTTTTCATTTATGCTGAACCTGGGGCCACCTCCTCACCAGAGCAAAGCAAGATTGTAGCTGTGTTCTACACACTTATAATACCAATGCTGAAACCTCTCATATACAGTCTGAGAAACAGAGATGTGAAAGATGCTGTGAAAAGATTATTATATGGGAAATTGTCCTCTTGGTGA